A single window of Gossypium arboreum isolate Shixiya-1 chromosome 13, ASM2569848v2, whole genome shotgun sequence DNA harbors:
- the LOC108462580 gene encoding calmodulin-like protein 11 has translation MGEIMSEELIAEFQEAFCLFDKDGDGCITMEELAIAIKSLDQNPTQEELQNMINEVDSNGNGTIEFGEFLNLMASKMKEAEAEDELKEAFRVFDKDQDGYISPYELRLVMMNIGEKLTDEELEQMIREADLDGDGQVNYEEFVRMMLAAAS, from the exons ATGGGAGAAATCATGTCTGAAGAACTAATTGCTGAGTTCCAAGAAGCCTTCTGTCTCTTTGACAAAGATGGGGATG GGTGTATAACCATGGAAGAACTAGCCATTGCAATCAAGTCATTGGATCAAAATCCAACACAAGAAGAGCTGCAAAACATGATCAATGAAGTTGATAGTAATGGTAATGGAACTATTGAATTTGGGGAAttcttgaatctcatggcatcaaAAATGAAG GAAGCAGAAGCAGAAGATGAACTGAAAGAAGCTTTCAGGGTATTTGACAAAGATCAAGACGGCTACATATCACCTTATGAG CTGAGGCTAGTGATGATGAACATAGGGGAGAAACTAACAGATGAAGAGTTAGAACAGATGATTAGAGAAGCTGATTTGGATGGAGATGGTCAAGTTAATTACGAAGAATTCGTCAGAATGATGTTGGCTGCTGCTTCTTAA